A segment of the Leptospira hartskeerlii genome:
TCTCCCAGATATTCGTAAAGTCTGGTTTCGTTCGCATCAGAAAGTCTCGTCATGGAAGTTTTGATCTCTTCTTGGTTTGCTTTTCTGATAAAGTTGAGGGAAGAAAGTAGATCCGGAAAGACCAGACCGAAATACTTTCTAGTCTCAGGGATCTTGTGTATTTTAACAGTTACTTCTGAAATAATTCCTAACAAACCTTCGCTACCGGCGATGATCTGATTCCAGTCCGGACCGATAGAAGCCGCAGGTGCTCTTAAAGTTTCTACCGTTCCACTCGGGCTAATCAGTTTTACGGAACTTAGGATTTCTTCTATTTTTCCATATCTATTCGATTGTTGTCCCGCACTTCTTGCGGCGACCCAACCGCCCAGGGTAGAGTATTCGAAGGACTGAGGAAAATGTCCCAAAGTGTATCCTTTCAAATTTAATCCGTATTCCAATTTAGGACCATAGATCCCGGCCTGAAAAGTTGCGGTCATACTGATCGGATCGAAGGATACCAACTCTTTCATTTCAGTCATATCCAAGGATAGAACCGCTTTTTGTCCTTTTCCTTTCAAAACTTCTACACCACCTACCACGGAAGATCCTCCTCCGAACGGAATGATAGTGATCTTGTTTTTAGAACAATATTCTAAAATCTTGATGATCTCGGATTCTTTTTTAGGATAAACTACTCCGTCTACGAAAGACTTAAGAGTATTGAAGTGAAGTCGAACAACGTCGTAGTAACTTCTACCGGCAGAATGAAAGACCCTCTCATATCTATCCGTTTTGAGATTATTTTTACCTACGATCGCGCTTAGGTTTTTGATATCGTTAGAACTTAATTTGCCATTAGGCAGTTTGATCTCATCCAAGGGAACAGAAGGAGTTTCACGGATAGAGTCTAACTTGAATTCTCTTTGGAGAAGTTTGAGTATTTCAGGCATCTGCGCCTTTCTACCGAAGTCTTGATCGTTTGCACCCCAGGCGTTCCATCTAAGGTTAGATCTGGAATAGTCGATTTTGGGATTGAGCTCGTGGTAGAACATTTTGGTCT
Coding sequences within it:
- a CDS encoding FAD-binding oxidoreductase, encoding MFYHELNPKIDYSRSNLRWNAWGANDQDFGRKAQMPEILKLLQREFKLDSIRETPSVPLDEIKLPNGKLSSNDIKNLSAIVGKNNLKTDRYERVFHSAGRSYYDVVRLHFNTLKSFVDGVVYPKKESEIIKILEYCSKNKITIIPFGGGSSVVGGVEVLKGKGQKAVLSLDMTEMKELVSFDPISMTATFQAGIYGPKLEYGLNLKGYTLGHFPQSFEYSTLGGWVAARSAGQQSNRYGKIEEILSSVKLISPSGTVETLRAPAASIGPDWNQIIAGSEGLLGIISEVTVKIHKIPETRKYFGLVFPDLLSSLNFIRKANQEEIKTSMTRLSDANETRLYEYLGELGKKNTPIRKLKKILQNSYLKFAGIGENKCVVLVGLDGSRQEVDHSFENLKKLWKKSGAIFAGEKLGQNWIHSRYNMPFLRNHVMQYGMGVDTMETSSTYDKLEDLHKAGIESLQNSIPGSIAMCHLSHSYHEGACLYYTILFPMDAKKPEEQWFKMKRSVSDTFTSFKAPISHHHGVGFDHKKWYESSLGKPGVEALNGLKKVLDQKEILNPGKLFHS